The Vulcanimicrobium alpinum sequence CCGTCTCGATCGGCGTCGCATACGCCCGCTCGGTCGACGGGACCGCCGACGTCGTCGAGCGCGCGGACCGCGCGCTCTATCGCGCGAAGAACGCCGGGCGCAATCGTGTCGTCGAGTCGCCTCTGGTCGCCGTATGAGCATGCAAGAAGAAGATCCGATCGTCGAATCGCCGAGTTCCATCTACGTCATCGTACAGCTGACGCCGACGGAGCGCTGGAGCGCGCTGCCCCGCGAAGAGCGAACGCGTTGGGTGGAAGACCGCTTCGCCCAGCTCTCCGAGTCATTTGCCGGGGATCGAAGCGGACCGCTCTGGTCGCAGATCACCGAGATGCACACGACGCGCGGTATCGAGCGCAGCATCGTCATGCTGTGGCGCATCGCCGACGACGCCGCGTTGAGCGGTCTGGGTGACGTTCTGCAGCGCGACGACGTGAGCGCCTACTTCGGCGTCGCCACGATCGGCGGATTTCGCGCCGACGATCGCGCCGCGATCGCCGCGCCGCTGATCGACGTGTGACTGCTGCGGACGCGAAGTCGCGTCATTCTCGTTCGACGGTTTCGACGAGCGCATCGCCGTCGGCGTCGACGACGATCGCGAACACCAGCGGGCGGCAGCACACCGGGCAGTCCTCGACCAGCGTTTGGCGGCGCCCCGCAGTCGGGTCGACCCCGACGGCGTTGATCTCGCCGCAGCTCGGACAGGCGTAGGTTGCGTCGCTCTCGAGGGGCACGGCGTCAGGCGTGCGGCGCGAGCAGCCGCGCCGCGACCGTGCCGGCGTACGCGGCGGCGAAACCGAGCGCCACGCTTCCCGCCGCGTAGGCCGTCGCCAAGCCGGCCGAGCCGTCGCGCGCGAGCGTCAGCGCTTCGAGCGAGAAGGTCGAAAAGGTGGTGAAGCCGCCGAGGATCCCGGTCGCGACGAACAGCCGGACGTCGGCGTGACGCCCAGGACGCCGCCGGCGCCCCACTCGGCGATCGCGCCGATCGCGAACGAACCGGCGACATTGACGAGCAGGGTCCCCCACGGAAAGCTCACCCCGAACCGCTGGGCGGCGAGGACGATCGCAGCCCAGCGCAGCACCGAACCGATCGCTCCGCCCAGGGCGACCCAGCCCGCCGCTTGCCACGTCACGGCGCAGGTGCGCTCGGGGAGAGCGCGACGACCTCGACGTCCTGAAGCGTGACCAGGCCCTCGCGGACCAACGCGCGCACCGCCGGGAGGACCGCGGCGATCCGCTCCGGCGTATCGACGGCCTCGACCACCATCGGCAGATCGCTGCTCAAGTCGAGGATCCGCGCGGCGTGGACGGTCGCGTGACCGCCGTACCCCTCGACCCCACGTAGCACGGTGGCGCCGGCGATTCCGGCGCCCTTGAGGCATTCGACGAGGGCGGCGTAGAGCGGGCGATGGCCGGCGCGGTCGGCCTCGCCGATCACGACGCGCAGCAGCTTGGCCGGTCCGGCAAGGGGCACGCGCGCTGCTTCGGTGGACACAAGGCCGACCCTGTGATAAACTCCATATTCGGAACGGACCCCGCGTCCGTTTTCTTCATGTTTCCCGGCGTCCCGGAGCCCACCCGAGAACACCACGATGGCGAAAAAAGAGACCCGCGTAATGGTGACGATGGCCTGCACCGAGTGCAAGCGTCGCAACTACAACACGTTCAAGAACAAGCAGAAGACCAGCGACCGGCTCGAGTTGAGCAAGTACTGCCGCTGGTGCCGCTGCCACCGCGCCCACCGCGAAACAAAGTAGTTCTTTTCTCCGCAATTGCCGAAAATCGTCTCGACAATTTCCGAACACCGCAAAATTCGTCTTGACGATTTTCGGTACGGCTTCCGCAAAGCGGAAGCCCATAGGGCGGTAGCTCAATTGGTAGAGTTGCGGTCTCCAAAACCGTCGGTTGCAGGTTCGAGTCCTGTCCGCCCTGCCACATTTCTGCGGTACAAGGTAGTATGAAGTCCAACCCTCGACCCGGTACTCCCGCACAAACGGGCGCAAGCCGCACCCCGGCCGGCCGGCCCGCGGCGACCCGAGCCACGACGCCCGCGCAGCGCGCGGCGGCGAACGTGCGCACGCAGGATTTCGTGCGCGGCGTGATCGCCGAGATGAAGCGCGTGACGTGGCCTTCTCGCGACGAGTGGGTCAGCGCGACGCTGCTGACGATCGCGCTGGTCGTGGGCGTCGGCTTGTTTACGGCCGGCTGCGATTGGCTCTTCGGCGTGATCTTCGGTTGGCTGACCGGAGGATCGCGTTGATGGATCAGGATCAAGCATCGGCGCTCGTCACCGAAGACGAGTCCGTGCCCGCGGCGCCCGCACAGAAGAAGCAGGACGATCGCAAGAAGTGGTACGTGATCCACACGTACTCGGGTTACGAGAACAAGGTCAAAGCCAACCTCGAGCGCCGCATCCACTCGATGAACATGCAGGACAAGATCTTCCGCGTGCTCGTCCCGATGGAGGACGAGGTCGAGTTCAAAGACGGCAAGCGCAAGATCACGCCGAAGAAAGTCTTTCCGGGCTACGTGCTCGTCGAGATGGACATGGACGACGGATCGTGGTACGTCGTGCGCAACACGTCCGGCGTCACCGGGTTCGTCGGCTCGCCGGGTTCCGGTGAGAAACCGGTCCCTCTGCAAGAAAAAGAAGTGAAGACGATCCTCAAGCAGATGGGCATCGAGACGCCCAAGCTCAAGATCGACTTTGCGAAAGGCGATCGCATCAAGGTCACCTCGGGCCCGTTCTTCGATTTCACCGGAATCGTCGACGACATCCAGCCCGAAAAAGAAAAGGTGCGCGCGCTCATCTCGATCTTCGGCCGCGAGACGCCGGTCGAACTCGAGTTCTATCAGATCGAAAAGGTCTAAGCACCGCCGACGAGGGCCGCATGGATGCCGGCCCAGTCGTCGAGGTCGTTGAGCCGGACGGCCTTCGTGTAGGCGGGGTCATCCAGGCCGAAGCGCGCGCGCCGCTCGGAGAGCATCGGTTCGGGAAGATCGGCGCTGCTCACGCGCGCGTTGACGGCGGCGATCGCCTCGGGCGTCAGGTTCGCCGCGTTCGCGCGCACCCACGCTTCGAGCGCGAGATAGTCGGGCAGTGCGGTTTCGATGTACGCGATGAACGCGTCGCGGTCGATCCCGAGCGTCGAGGTCGTAAACTCGTCGAAACCGCCGACGCCGTGGCGGTAGCCTTCCGGGAGCACGCCTCGCGCGTGCAGCAGAATCTTCAGCCACAGGCGCGGCAGATGCATCACGCCCAGCGGGCCGGTGACGCTCGAACTCAGCACGGGAACCAGCGGTCGCTGCATGCCGCCGGATTCGTCCGGCGCGACCGCGTCCCTCGCTCCGGGTTCGCTCAGGAACCGCCTTGCCCGGTGAGCGTTTGAAACAAATAGATCCCCGTCGCGGCGGTGACAATCGCCGTGACGCTCCAGCCGGCGGCCGCGAGCCACGGTCCGATGCGGCGCTGGTGCATGACGTTGCGGCTGCGCCCGACGAGCAGCATCAGCGCCATCGTCAACGGCGTCGCGATCCCGCCGGCGATCCCGCTGAAGTACAGCAGCTTGATCGGCGGCACGCCGGCCAGCCCGATCGCGACGGCGGCGGCGACGCATGCCGAGAGCACGAGATAAAACTTGCGCGCGTGCGTGAACGTCGCGTCGAGGCTGTGCCGCCAACCGAACATCTCGCTTGCGACGTACGCGCTGGTCCCGGCGATTACCGGGATCGCGATCAGCGCCGAACCCAGCAGGCCGACGGCGAAGACGAGCGAGGCGTAGCGGCCGGCGACCGGCGCGAGCGCCTGCGCCGCCTGTTCGGCCGTCTCGACCGAGCGATGGTGAACGCCGAGCGTCACGCCCGTCGCGATCAGGATGAACCAGAACGTGAGTCCGGCGACGACGATTCCGAGCGCGGCGTCGACCTGCACCAGCCCCAAGCGCCGCAGCGCCGGCTTTTCTTCGCTTTGTTCGATCGTCTCCCACACGTACGCGTACGCGGTGAGCGTCGTGCCCAGCAGCGCGAGCGCACCCGAAACGGTCGCCGCGCGAAAGTCGAAGTGCGGCACGAACGAATGGTACAGCACGTCGCCCCAGTTCGGGCGCGCGAGAAACGCCGCCGCGACGTACGTCAGGAACAGCAGCGCGACGTAGCGCAGCACGCGTTCGATGCCGCGATAGTTGCCGAAGACGAGCACGCCGACGGTGAGCGCGCCGAGCGGCGCGAGCCACCAGCGGTAGTCGACGTGCGTGAGCAGCTGCAGCGCGGCGCCGCCGCCCTCGAGATCGGCGGCGAGCGTGAGAACGTTGACGATCAGCAGCGCCGCCAGCGCCAGGAGCGCCCACGCGCGGCCGAACTCGGCGCGCACGCAATCTTCCAGTCCCTTTTTCGAGACGACGCCGACCTGCGCCGCGATCGCTTGAATCACGGCGAGCATCGGGATGACGAGCAGCGTGAGCCAGCCGAGTTCGTAGGTCGTCGTCGATCCGATCACCGCCAGCGTCGCCACCGTCGTGGGATCGTTGTCGGACGCGCCGGCGACGATCCCCGCGCCGAAGTGCTGCGGCTCATCAGCCTTCGCAGCGCGACCGCGGTGCGGAAGCGACGGTCCCCTCCTCGACCTGCTCATCGAACGGCTCCTACCCCGGCGACACGCCGGTGATGCGCGATCATCCTTGGTTGATCTGAGAGTCTTTCCGTACCGTGCGCGCGAAGCGAATCGTTCAGCCGCTATGAACGACACCTTTCACGCCGCCGAGCGCCCCGACGCATCTTCACCGGAAGGCGCCGCAACGCCGCCCGCCGACGACGCGCAGCCGCACGCCGGCGAGGGCGTTGCCGCGCCGGAAGCGCACGAGGTGCCCGTATCCGCTGGTACTGCGGTGAGCGAAGCGGTCGAACCGAGCGCGCCGGCGGAATCGCCGGCCGGCGCTGCAGCGCCGGAAACGGAGGCGGCGGCACTCGTCGCGACGCCGCCGGAACCCGCGTTGTCACCGGCGGAGCCGGTAACCGAAGCGCCGGCTCAAGCCCACAGTACCGAGACCGCGCCGGCGCCGGAACGGCAGAGCGTGCCGGACGCTGCCGCAGCACCGCCGCCACCCCCGAAACCGCAACGTCCGCCGCTCACCCCGGAGCAGCAAGCGGCAAACGACGAGCGGCGCAAGCGCGCGCAGGAAGCGTGGGAACGCGTCGTCGCGGCCCACGCGAACGGCGAGACGCTGACGGGAACCGTAACGGCCGCCGTCAAGGGCGGCCTGCTCGTCGAGGTCTCCGGGATTCGCGGCTTTCTGCCGGCCTCGCAAGTCCGCGTGCCGGCAGGGACGGCGATCGACACGCTGGTCAAATCGAAAGTGCCGCTCAAGGTGATCGACGTCGACAACGGCCGCCGCCGCATCGTCGTCTCGCACCGGCGCGCCGAACAGGACGAACGCCGCGCGAAGCGCGCCGACCTGCTCAAATCGCTGCAGGTCGGGCAAGTGCGCGAAGGGACCGTCGTGCGGCTCGCCGACTTCGGCGCGTTCGTCGATCTGGGCGGGATCGACGGGCTGATCCCGATGCGCGAGCTCGCCTTCGAACGCGTCGAGAAATCATCGGACGTCGTGAAAGTCGGTGAAACGCTCCCCGTCGAGGTGCTGCGCATCGAGGAGAACGGGAAGAAGATCTCGCTCTCGCGCAAGAACGCGCTCCCCGATCCGTGGCGCGATCACGCTGCGCTGCTGCGCACGGGGACGACCGTGCCCGGCAAGGTCGTCGACAAGGAGCGCGGCCTGCAGGTGGAGATCGCGCCGGGTGTGATCGGTTCGGTGCGCGAGAGCGACGTGAACCCCGACGACTACGCGATCGGCGAAGAGGTCGAAGTCTCGATCCGGTTCGTCGACCGCGCGAAGCGGCGGATCGGCCTGACGACCCTGCCCGGAGCGGCGGCGGTGCCCCCGCCGACCTCGAGCGGTTTCGCCCCGCTGGGGATCGAGCTCACCGCGCGGCAGAGCCAGCGCGGGAAACGCCGCTAAGCGGCCGCGGCGGCGAGGGGTTCGAGCACGCGCTCTTCGCGTGCGACGCGCAGCAGGATCGCGTCGCAGATCGTCGTCCAGGCCGTGCCGAAGCCGGCGGTGTCCGCGACGATCGCGACCGGGTCGTTCCACCAAGCACCGAAGGCCGTAACGGCGGCGGAGAGCGCCGCGGCACCGTCCTCGCACAGCCGCGGGTTCGGATTGATCTGCGCGTCGTCGACCGAGGGGTAGCGTTCCAGCGCCGCCGAGAGCCGCGAGACGTACCAGGAGATCATCCCGGGTGCCGTGACGCCTTGCTGCAGCGTCCGCTCGATGTCGGCGCACATGGCGCGGAGCGTTGCGTGATGGGTGCGGTACGAGTCGCAGGCGTTCACCGTGGGGTCTCCTTGCATCGTGACGTGACGCGTTGTCGCGTCCTTCTCCCCGTGGTTCGGCGCCGACGGCTCGGTCGACTAGCGCGAGTGTTGGGAACCGGTAAAGGCGCCGTCAAGTGTTTGTGATCACGTACGCCCGGATCGCGCGGCTTGCCGGTGCCGGAGGAGCGTGGTAAGATAGCGACTTGCGCCCGGCCGACGACCCCGGCGGCGGGCTCAGTTCATCGGGGAAGATCCGTGCGGGCCGCTTCGGCGTCCGGCATGCGTCGAAAGGGATACCGTGGCCAAGAAAGTTGTCGGGAAGATCGGACTCGCTCTTCCCGCCGGGAAGGCGACGCCTGCGCCGCCCGTCGGTCCTGCGTTGGGCCCCTACTCGCTCAACATCATGGACTTCTGCAAGCAGTACAACGACCGGACGAAGGCCCAAGAAGGCTTCATCATCCCGGTCGAGATCACGGTCTTCGAAGACCGCACGTTCACGTTCATCACGAAGACGCCGCCGGCGTCGTTCCTGATCAAGCGTGCGCTCGGGCTCGAGTCCGGGTCGAAAGAGCCCAACCGCAACAAGGTCGGGAAGCTGACCCGCTCGCAAGTCGCGGAGATCGCGGCGGCCAAGATGCCCGATCTCAACGCGAACGATCCCGCTGCGGCCGCAAAGATCGTCGCCGGAACGGCGCGTTCGATGGGCGTCGAGGTGGAAGCCTGATGCGCAAGCACGGCAAGCGTTTCAACAACATCGTCGCCGCTTTCGATCGCGACGCGCTCTACGCGCCCGCCGACGCCGCCGCGATCGTGAAGAAGAACGCGACCGCCAAGTTTAACGAAACGGTCGAGATTCACATCAAGCTCGGCGTCGATCCGAAGAAGTCGGATCAGAACGTCCGCGGCACCGTCAATCTTCCGCACGGCACCGGCCGCAGCGTGCGCGTGATCGCGTTTGCGAAGGGCGATGCCGCGCGTGCGGCGGAAGCCGCAGGCGCCGACGTCGTCGGTGAAGCCGATCTGATCGAGCGCGTCAAAGGCGGCTTCGCCGACTTCGACGTCGCCGTCGCGACGCCGGATATGATGCCGTCGATCGGTAAGGAACTCGGGCGCATCCTCGCGCAGAAGATGCCGAATCCGAAGTCCGGTACCGTGACGCCGAACATCGGCAACGCGGTGCGGGAGATCAAGAGCGGCAAGGTCGAGTATCGTCTCGACAAGACCGGGATCGTTCACACGATCGTGGGCAAGGCGTCGTTCGACGAAGCGCAGCTCGCCGAGAACTTGGCGACGCTGCTCGACGCGATCGTGCGCGCGAAGCCGTCCGCCGCGAAGGGGACGTATCTCAAGTCGATCACGCTCACCTCGACGATGGGGCCGGGCGTCAAGGTCGACCCCGCCCGCATCAAAGCGACCGCCACCACGGCATAGTGCCGCGCGCGATGCATCGTAGCGAAGCCGGAGACGCGACGTCTCCGGCTTTTTTGCAGGCTCTGCTCTTCGATTTCGACGGTACCATCGCGGAGACCGAACGCAACGGACATCGCGTGGCGTACAACCGCGCGTTCGCCGAATGCGGACTCGATTGGGAGTGGGACGTCGCGCGTTACGGTGAACTGCTCGCCGTCGCCGGCGGCAAGGAGCGGATGCGGCACTTCGTCGCGAACGAACGTCCGGATGCGCCGAGCGGGGCGGAACTCGACGGACTCATCGCGCGCGTCTACGCGGCGAAGCAGCGCCACTTTGCCGCGCTCGCTCCCGTGATCGCGCTCCGTCCCGGCGTGCAGCGGCTGATGTGTGAAGCGCATGCGGCAGGCGTTCCGGTCGCGATCGCGACGACCGCGGCGCCGAGCGGCGTCGAGGCGGTACTCGCACGCGATCCGGAGGTGCGCGCGACGGTCGCGCTCATCGCCGCCGGCGACGTCGTGGCGCACAAGAAGCCGGCACCGGACATCTATCGTTGGGCCCTCGAGAAGCTCGGCGTGAGCCCTGCGTGCGCCGTTGCGCTCGAGGACTCGGCGATCGGCTTGAACGCTGCTCGGGCCGCCGGGCTGACGACGATCGTGACCGTCAGCGAGTACACCGCCGGCGAGGAGTTCGCCGGCGCAGCTGCCGTGCTCAGCGATCTGGGCGAACCCGGACGGCCCGCCGCCGTGCTCGCGGGCGCCGCCCCCGCGCACGGCGTGGTCGACCTCGCGTTCTTGCGTACGCTGTCCCGCTGATGCGTGTGCGGAATCGTCGGAAGCCTGCGACCCTCGTCGGCGAATCCGAGACGCCGCGATCGAACGTCCGCGAACGCTGAGAGCGGCGATGCGCGAAGCGTGGATCGCGATCGGCGTGCTCGTGCTGGGGGTCGTCGTGCCGTCGGGATGCGCGCACGGAGCGAACGCCGTGCAGTCGACGGCCGTCGACCCGCGCCTGCGCGCGAAGCAGATCGAACTCGCCGCCCGCGACCGGCGTGAGGACGCACGCCGCAGCGCCGCGATCGCGCGCGTCGCGTCCGCGTCTGCACGCGACGTCACGGGTCCGGACGCCACGGTCGAGCGGTTCGTCGTGCGGCTCGCAAACCGCGGGAACACGCGGATCGCGCGCATCGCCGGCGGCGTCACGGTGTACGATGCGCGCTCCGGCCGGCGGCTGGGTCTCTCGACGTTCGCGGCCGCCGCGGACGTCGCACCAGGCGAGACGCGCAGCCTGGCCGTCGCGATTCCAATGAGCGCGTTTGCGGAGGGTGCCGGCCCGCTTGCGCGCCTCGCGGGCGCGCCCAAACGCGTGGACGTCGACCTCACCGAGATCGGCTTCGCCTCCGGCGCGCGCGCGGGCGAACGCGAGTAGAGCGCGAAGAACGGCGCGGTGACGGCGCTGTATGGGGTTCTGGCCTGGCTTCTGCTGATCGTCGCGTGCACGCTCGCGGCCGCAATCGCGGTCGGCGGACTGACGCTCGTGCACGCGCGCTTCCGCGGCATCGATTTCGTCCAGCACAACGAGGTCGGCGGCTTCATCATCGCCGTCGTCGGAACGCTCTACGCGGTGCTGGTCGCCTTCGTCGTCGCGATCGTGTGGCAGCAGTTCGAGGGCAGCGAATCTCGTGCCGGAGTCGAGGCCGCCGATGCGGCGACGGTGTGGCACGCCGCCGCCGGTCTCCCCGAACCGCTTGGCGCGCAGACGCGCGGCGCGATGGTCGGCTTCGCGCGCACGATGATCGACGAGGAGTGGCCAGCGATGCGCCACGGCGGAGAGAGCCCGCACGCCGAGGCGGCGATCACCGGGACGATCCACGCGATCGCGCGGTTCCGCCCCGCCGACGCCGGCGAAGCGAACCTGCAGGCGCAGCTGCTGCGAAGCGTCGAGGATCTGCACGACGCGCGCCATCAGCGGCTGCAGGACAACAAGACCGCGATCTCCGGATTTCAATGGCTCGTCCTCGATCTCGGCGCGATCATCGTGATCGGGTTCTGCTACCTCTTCGGGCTGCAGAACAGCGTGGTGCACCGCATCATGACGGGTGCGGTTGCGTGCATGATCGCGTCGACGTTCGTGCTGATCTTCGAACTCGACTTTCCGTTCCGCGGCGATCTGGCGGTCTCGCCGGAGCCGTGGCAGACGTTTCTGCGCAGCATCGGCGCGCTGTAGGGCGCGCCTATTCGGGCGGCCGGCGCAGCCTCCGCAGCGTGCCGAGCCCGGTGAATCCGAAGCGCGCCGCGCAGCGCGCCGTCGCGCCGCCGGCGACGCCCTTGGTGAAGGCGCGCGCGGCACCGCGTCCGGCCGCCGCATACAGGCGCGCGGCGAACATCGCGCGCTGCGCGCCGCGTCCGCGAAACGCGGGGAGCACCGCGCCGGAGTAGAGGACTGCTGCATCGCCCGCGATCCCGGCCGCGCCGACGCCGATGTCGGACCCGTCGAGCGACGCGATCACGAGGACGTGCGCCGCCGCGGCGTTGAGCGCCGCGGTCCGGCGCAGCAGCCCGGCCTCGATCGACTGGTCGGCCAGGCCGCGGATCAGCAGGTCGGTCCACGCCCGCCGGTCGGTCGTCGTCCGCACCGAGACCAGGCCCTCGGGCGGCAGCACGTCGAGCGTCCCGGCAAACGCGGCGAGTTCGAGCCCGTCGTCGCCGTAGCCGCGTTCGCGGAAGAGCGCCCCATCGCGTTCGAGGGTCGCGGCCGAGAGCTCGAACCGCGACGGCAGGCGCCGGGCGGCGTAGAAGGCCTCCACCACGTCGAGGTCGTCGGGGCGCACCGCGCGCGCGCTGCCGGCGCCGATCGCGTAGTCGAGCAGGGTCCCGGTCACGCACAGAGCATAGCCCCCGGCCACGGCGACCGCGCCGTCGCCGGCGGTCCCCGCGTCGACGTTGCGGTTGCGCAGGAAACCGGCCCAGAAGGCGGCCTCGGCCCGGGCTCCGTCACTCACGGTTGACGCGACGCCCCGGTGCGTGATATAAGGTGCGTTGGCTCCAATGACCACAGGTCGACTCCCACCGGGGTCGGTAATGTGCGCTCTCACGAACGCACGCCTGCCGAGGACGCACTCTCGATGTACTCCGATGAGCCTTTGCGGCTCGTCCCGAGCCTGTCGAAAGACGCCTCGCCGTGTCGGCGGAGGTGTTTTTCTTTCCCTCTCGGAGCACACGATGCCGACCGCGAAAAAAGAAGCGACGATCGAAGAACTCCGCGAGAAGATCGCAGGCGCGAAGAATCTGTTCTTCACCAACTACGCCGGACTGACCGTCGAAGAGATCACGAAGCTCCGCAACGAGCTTCGCAAAGACGGCAGCACCTACGGCGTCGTTAAGAACACGCTCTTCAAGCGTGCTGCAGGCGACGACCTCGCCTCGCAGCTCGATGCGATCCTCGCGGGTCCGACGGGCGTCGTCTTCGCCGGCGACGATCCCGTCGCTCCGGCGAAGGCCCTCAAGACCTTCTCCGATCAGACCAAAGCGGTCGACGTCAAAGCTGCGTACATCGACGGAAAACTCGTCGATGCGTCGCAAGTTCAGGCGCTCGCCGCACTTCCTCCCAAAATCGAGCTGCTCGCAAAACTCGTCGGGTCGCTCAAATCGCCGCTGTACGGTCTCGTCACCGTC is a genomic window containing:
- a CDS encoding DUF4239 domain-containing protein, with the protein product MTALYGVLAWLLLIVACTLAAAIAVGGLTLVHARFRGIDFVQHNEVGGFIIAVVGTLYAVLVAFVVAIVWQQFEGSESRAGVEAADAATVWHAAAGLPEPLGAQTRGAMVGFARTMIDEEWPAMRHGGESPHAEAAITGTIHAIARFRPADAGEANLQAQLLRSVEDLHDARHQRLQDNKTAISGFQWLVLDLGAIIVIGFCYLFGLQNSVVHRIMTGAVACMIASTFVLIFELDFPFRGDLAVSPEPWQTFLRSIGAL
- the nusG gene encoding transcription termination/antitermination protein NusG, which produces MDQDQASALVTEDESVPAAPAQKKQDDRKKWYVIHTYSGYENKVKANLERRIHSMNMQDKIFRVLVPMEDEVEFKDGKRKITPKKVFPGYVLVEMDMDDGSWYVVRNTSGVTGFVGSPGSGEKPVPLQEKEVKTILKQMGIETPKLKIDFAKGDRIKVTSGPFFDFTGIVDDIQPEKEKVRALISIFGRETPVELEFYQIEKV
- the rpmG gene encoding 50S ribosomal protein L33; this encodes MAKKETRVMVTMACTECKRRNYNTFKNKQKTSDRLELSKYCRWCRCHRAHRETK
- the secE gene encoding preprotein translocase subunit SecE, which encodes MRTQDFVRGVIAEMKRVTWPSRDEWVSATLLTIALVVGVGLFTAGCDWLFGVIFGWLTGGSR
- the rplA gene encoding 50S ribosomal protein L1, with the translated sequence MRKHGKRFNNIVAAFDRDALYAPADAAAIVKKNATAKFNETVEIHIKLGVDPKKSDQNVRGTVNLPHGTGRSVRVIAFAKGDAARAAEAAGADVVGEADLIERVKGGFADFDVAVATPDMMPSIGKELGRILAQKMPNPKSGTVTPNIGNAVREIKSGKVEYRLDKTGIVHTIVGKASFDEAQLAENLATLLDAIVRAKPSAAKGTYLKSITLTSTMGPGVKVDPARIKATATTA
- a CDS encoding fluoride efflux transporter FluC; this encodes MGRRRRPGRHADVRLFVATGILGGFTTFSTFSLEALTLARDGSAGLATAYAAGSVALGFAAAYAGTVAARLLAPHA
- a CDS encoding fluoride efflux transporter FluC, encoding MTWQAAGWVALGGAIGSVLRWAAIVLAAQRFGVSFPWGTLLVNVAGSFAIGAIAEWGAGGVLGVTPTSGCSSRPGSSAASPPFRPSRSKR
- a CDS encoding S1 RNA-binding domain-containing protein, whose protein sequence is MNDTFHAAERPDASSPEGAATPPADDAQPHAGEGVAAPEAHEVPVSAGTAVSEAVEPSAPAESPAGAAAPETEAAALVATPPEPALSPAEPVTEAPAQAHSTETAPAPERQSVPDAAAAPPPPPKPQRPPLTPEQQAANDERRKRAQEAWERVVAAHANGETLTGTVTAAVKGGLLVEVSGIRGFLPASQVRVPAGTAIDTLVKSKVPLKVIDVDNGRRRIVVSHRRAEQDERRAKRADLLKSLQVGQVREGTVVRLADFGAFVDLGGIDGLIPMRELAFERVEKSSDVVKVGETLPVEVLRIEENGKKISLSRKNALPDPWRDHAALLRTGTTVPGKVVDKERGLQVEIAPGVIGSVRESDVNPDDYAIGEEVEVSIRFVDRAKRRIGLTTLPGAAAVPPPTSSGFAPLGIELTARQSQRGKRR
- a CDS encoding DUF5069 domain-containing protein, producing the protein MQRPLVPVLSSSVTGPLGVMHLPRLWLKILLHARGVLPEGYRHGVGGFDEFTTSTLGIDRDAFIAYIETALPDYLALEAWVRANAANLTPEAIAAVNARVSSADLPEPMLSERRARFGLDDPAYTKAVRLNDLDDWAGIHAALVGGA
- the rplK gene encoding 50S ribosomal protein L11, encoding MAKKVVGKIGLALPAGKATPAPPVGPALGPYSLNIMDFCKQYNDRTKAQEGFIIPVEITVFEDRTFTFITKTPPASFLIKRALGLESGSKEPNRNKVGKLTRSQVAEIAAAKMPDLNANDPAAAAKIVAGTARSMGVEVEA
- the rplJ gene encoding 50S ribosomal protein L10, giving the protein MPTAKKEATIEELREKIAGAKNLFFTNYAGLTVEEITKLRNELRKDGSTYGVVKNTLFKRAAGDDLASQLDAILAGPTGVVFAGDDPVAPAKALKTFSDQTKAVDVKAAYIDGKLVDASQVQALAALPPKIELLAKLVGSLKSPLYGLVTVLSGNQSGLVRVLNAIREQKSADQPAA
- a CDS encoding HAD-IA family hydrolase, which translates into the protein MQALLFDFDGTIAETERNGHRVAYNRAFAECGLDWEWDVARYGELLAVAGGKERMRHFVANERPDAPSGAELDGLIARVYAAKQRHFAALAPVIALRPGVQRLMCEAHAAGVPVAIATTAAPSGVEAVLARDPEVRATVALIAAGDVVAHKKPAPDIYRWALEKLGVSPACAVALEDSAIGLNAARAAGLTTIVTVSEYTAGEEFAGAAAVLSDLGEPGRPAAVLAGAAPAHGVVDLAFLRTLSR
- a CDS encoding CPXCG motif-containing cysteine-rich protein, which codes for MPLESDATYACPSCGEINAVGVDPTAGRRQTLVEDCPVCCRPLVFAIVVDADGDALVETVERE
- a CDS encoding DUF190 domain-containing protein → MQAIVTITRVSFFAIVVFSGGLRDAGKHEENGRGVRSEYGVYHRVGLVSTEAARVPLAGPAKLLRVVIGEADRAGHRPLYAALVECLKGAGIAGATVLRGVEGYGGHATVHAARILDLSSDLPMVVEAVDTPERIAAVLPAVRALVREGLVTLQDVEVVALSPSAPAP
- a CDS encoding divalent metal cation transporter; the protein is MSRSRRGPSLPHRGRAAKADEPQHFGAGIVAGASDNDPTTVATLAVIGSTTTYELGWLTLLVIPMLAVIQAIAAQVGVVSKKGLEDCVRAEFGRAWALLALAALLIVNVLTLAADLEGGGAALQLLTHVDYRWWLAPLGALTVGVLVFGNYRGIERVLRYVALLFLTYVAAAFLARPNWGDVLYHSFVPHFDFRAATVSGALALLGTTLTAYAYVWETIEQSEEKPALRRLGLVQVDAALGIVVAGLTFWFILIATGVTLGVHHRSVETAEQAAQALAPVAGRYASLVFAVGLLGSALIAIPVIAGTSAYVASEMFGWRHSLDATFTHARKFYLVLSACVAAAVAIGLAGVPPIKLLYFSGIAGGIATPLTMALMLLVGRSRNVMHQRRIGPWLAAAGWSVTAIVTAATGIYLFQTLTGQGGS